The following are encoded in a window of Conger conger chromosome 19, fConCon1.1, whole genome shotgun sequence genomic DNA:
- the LOC133119029 gene encoding phenylalanine-4-hydroxylase-like yields the protein MDAVYRTKNGGNGKQGSMYLEEQATKAGVLSCIFSLKEEVGALAKALRLFEEKGINLMHIESRPSRMNKEEFEFFVSVDTTCSKALDEVINGLRTQISGQVHELSRSKKSDTVPWFPKQIQELDRFANQILSYGSELDSDHPGFIDPVYRARRKEFADIAYNYKHGEPIPRVEYTEDEKKTWGVVFRELKTLYPKYACREHNRVFPLLEKYCGYRQDNIPQLEDISRYLRSCTGFRLRPVAGLLSSRDFLAGLAFRVFHSTQYIRHGSQPMYTPEPDICHELLGHVPLFADPGFAQFSQEIGLASLGAPDNFIEKLATVYWFTVEFGLCKQGSEIRAYGAGLLSSFGELQYCLSDKPKILPFDPEKTSVQKYPITEFQPIYFVAESFEDAKEKVRRFSTSIPRPFSVRYNAYTQSIEVLDSTQQLRNLASWISSDMGILCNALQKMD from the exons ATGGACGCAGTATACCGCACGAAGAACGGGGGGAATGGGAAACAG GGCTCCATGTACCTGGAGGAGCAGGCCACCAAGGCAGGGGTGCTCTCCTGCATTTTCTCCCTGAAGGAGGAAGTAGGGGCACTGGCCAAAGCCCTGAGATTGTTTGAG GAGAAAGGCATAAACCTGATGCACATCGAGTCACGCCCGTCGCGCATGAACAAGGAGGAGTTTGAGTTCTTCGTCAGTGTGGACACCACCTGCTCCAAGGCCCTGGACGAGGTCATCAACGGCCTCCGCACACAGATCAGCGGACAAGTGCACGAGCTCTCCCGCAGCAAGAAGAGcgacacag TGCCTTGGTTTCCAAAGCAGATTCAGGAACTGGACCGCTTCGCCAACCAGATCCTGAGCTACGGGTCGGAGCTGGACTCAGACCATCCT GGCTTCATAGACCCAGTGTACAGAGCCCGGAGGAAGGAGTTCGCCGATATCGCCTACAACTACAAACA CGGAGAGCCCATCCCTCGGGTGGAGTACACGGAGGACGAGAAAAAGACGTGGGGGGTGGTGTTTCGGGAGCTGAAGACCCTGTACCCCAAGTACGCCTGTCGGGAGCACAACCGCGTCTTCCCCCTGCTGGAGAAGTACTGCGGCTACAGGCAGGACAACATCCCCCAGCTGGAGGATATCTCCCGCTACCTGCGCT cgtgTACAGGATTCAGACTCCGCCCCGTTGCCGGGCTGCTCTCCTCCCGTGACTTCCTGGCGGGTCTGGCGTTCCGGGTGTTCCACTCCACACAGTACATCCGCCACGGGTCCCAGCCCATGTACACGCCTGAGCC GGACATCTGTCATGAACTTCTGGGACACGTGCCACTGTTTGCAGACCCTGGCTTTGCCCAGTTCTCACAG GAAATTGGTCTGGCATCCCTCGGAGCCCCAGACAACTTCATTGAAAAACTGGCCACC GTGTACTGGTTCACGGTGGAGTTTGGGCTGTGTAAGCAGGGGTCCGAGATCAGGGCCTACGGGGCCGGTCTGCTGTCGTCCTTtggagagctgcag TACTGCTTGTCAGACAAGCCCAAGATCTTGCCGTTCGACCCGGAGAAGACCAGCGTGCAGAAGTACCCCATCACGGAGTTTCAGCCCATCTATTTCGTAGCCGAGAGCTTTGAGGACGCGAAAGAAAAAGTCAG GCGATTCTCCACCTCCATCCCCCGGCCCTTCTCAGTGCGCTACAACGCCTACACCCAGAGCATCGAGGTGCTGGACAGCACCCAGCAGCTCCGCAACCTGGCCAGCTGGATCAGCA GTGATATGGGGATCCTGTGCAATGCCCTGCAGAAGATGGACTAG
- the LOC133119349 gene encoding insulin-like growth factor I, with protein MSNGHIFPWLCHVFKCKMGSLWRSRALSAVLCVLTLAPGVSAGPETLCGAMLVDTLQFVCGDRGFYVSRPPGYSPSSRRSHGRGIVEECCFQSCELRRLEMYCALAKPGRTTRSARAHRHGDPPRAPREAQQKNSSRGNTGNYGMKRRTHSQTSGQSLVVVA; from the exons ATGTCTAACGGTCATATCTTTCCGTGGCTATGTCATGTATTCAAG TGTAAGATGGGCTCCTTGTGGCGTAGCCGCGCCCTCTCTGCGGTGCTGTGCGTCCTCACCCTGGCCCCCGGGGTGAGCGCGGGGCCCGAGACCCTCTGCGGGGCCATGCTGGTGGACACCCTGCAGTTCGTGTGCGGAGACCGCGGTTTCTATGTCA gcaggcccCCAGGCTACAGCCCGTCCTCCCGTAGGTCTCATGGTCGTGGGATCGTGGAGGAGTGCTGCTTCCAGAGCTGTGAGCTGCGGAGGCTGGAGATGTACTGCGCTCTGGCCAAACCCGGCAGAACAACGCGGTCCGCCCGCGCCCATCGCCACGGCGACCCGCCGCGGGCCCCGAGG GAGGCTCAGCAGAAGAACTCCAGCCGGGGGAACACAGGAAACTATGGGATGAAGAGGAGAACACACAGTCAGACGTCAGGACAGAGCCTTGTTGTTGTGGCCTGA